In Amphiprion ocellaris isolate individual 3 ecotype Okinawa chromosome 3, ASM2253959v1, whole genome shotgun sequence, one genomic interval encodes:
- the smc1b gene encoding structural maintenance of chromosomes protein 1B isoform X1 has translation MSYLKQIEVENFKSWRGKQVIGPFMRFNCIIGTNGSGKSNVMDAVSFAMGERAAALRVKHPEDLIHGAHIGQPVSDTASVAIRFCDDEDQETVFSRTISEASSEYRINGVRLTLAEYTEELQKIGIVTKAQNCLVFQGAVESIALKDPKERTKMLECISQSKEFATEYHKKKEALLKATEDTQFHFNKKKSVIVERNLVSQEKFEAERYQELLDELQQNRMQLTLAELYHNEKGITASSDTLRDRQHAAAAKNETLVNSEQTVKTQKKEHGRHMREQQHIEKEIRTQEHILTQSRSQYVKAKVNTSHHMKKAEEARCSLKKSQKLLTIKEQELAEDRQEIVELERTWKNYEKQVREQEATQRRDIELDEDQLERYKELKELARKQGAVLRQQEEKLHWEVRADCEKMAFDKRRHKEVEVSIRNNQTQLEDLTHRAEKLEEYTKTCMSSLEDYRQREERLSAELQQGSQRSEEVNQELNQVMEELGNARLDRQESKRQLQRKEVLEKLRRLYPKTVYGRLSGLCNPIHKMYLLAVTKVFGRYMNAIVVASEKVALDCITFIKEERAEPETFLPIDYLVVNPLNERLREMPGAKMVVDVVQVHPGIAAAQLRRVVQFVCGNALVCETIKEARSMAFDRHERFKTVSLDGTLFAKSGTISGGSSDLRSKARCWDEKDMMHLKERKDQLVIELHDLMRLKRKESDLRQIIVEAQGAQTRLKYSKAELENLRKKVIVKCQAEISQMKSELANLSCQIQMQHESVEAKNEEIKAIRDQIDQMEDLVFSDFCADIGMDNIREYEQEHLKQQAELDNKRLEFEIQHGRLTARMEYEQHQMEQLRKKLCKMEDTINEEERTMAEERKDEMRLLEVVEEGQNKLLELNNQLLSKKSQVAAVKAELDQKNQSLQQINKELVKLQREVMSAETALEQKRLTRHNMLLACKIQDLPITLLSGSLNEISDVQLETDSESTSVTMDVYEREAHLVIDYSELEAELRGLQAEEEVEAYLTRLSETVLSIEGVLNRTAAPNLKALQKMREIKDKLQGMTEAFDASTKAARKCSQEFEQVKAQRFQLFSQCFEHVSVVIDQIYKRICRNSSAQAILSAENPDEPYLGGISYNCVAPGKRFMSMENLSGGEKAIAALAFIFAIHSFRPAPFFILDEVDAALDNSNIGKVTSFIREESKDNMQIIIISLKQEFFSRADALLGVYSTFDECMFSRILTLDLRPYPLVEEERDTDQESTPQGSCSLESHA, from the exons ATGAGTTACCTGAAACAAATTGAGGTTGAAAACTTTAAGTCATGGCGGGGAAAGCAAGTTATCGGTCCGTTCATGCGGTTTAACTGCATAATTGGCACAAATGGCTCCG GCAAGTCAAATGTGATGGATGCCGTGAGCTTCGCTATGGGGGAGCGGGCCGCCGCTCTCCGAGTGAAGCACCCCGAGGACCTGATCCACGGAGCCCACATCGGGCAGCCAGTGTCGGACACCGCCAGTGTGGCCATACGGTTCTGCGACGACGAGGACCAAGAGACTGTCTTCAGTCGGACCATCAGTG aggcCTCCTCTGAGTATCGGATCAATGGTGTACGTCTGACTTTGGCCGAATACACGGAGGAGCTCCAAAAGATTGGTATAGTGACCAAAGCTCAAAACTGTCTGGTGTTCCAG GGGGCAGTGGAGTCCATAGCTTTGAAGGACCCAAAGGAGAGGACCAAGATGTTGGAGTGCATCAGTCAATCCAAGGAATTCGCTACAGAATACCACAAGAAGAAAGAGGCTCTGCTGAAGGCCACAGAGGATACACAGTTTCACTTCAACAAGAAAAAGTCTGTCATCGTTGAGAGGAACCTGGTCTCACAGGAAAAATTTGAG GCCGAGAGATATCAGGAATTGTTGGATGAGCTTCAACAAAACCGTATGCAGCTGACTCTGGCTGAGCTCTACCATAATGAAAAAGGCATCACAGCTTCCAGTGACACCCTGAGGGACAGACAGCACGCAGCAGCTGCTAAGAATGAGACACTGGTAAACTCAGAACAGACGGTCAAAACCCAAAAGAAGGAACATGGTCGCCACATgagagagcagcagcacattgaGAAGGAGATCCG AACACAGGAGCATATCCTAACCCAGTCTCGGTCCCAGTATGTCAAAGCCAAAGTGAACACCTCTCATCACATGAAGAAGGCTGAGGAGGCCCGTTGCAGCCTAAAGAAGAGTCAGAAGCTGTTGACTATTAAAGAGCAGGAGCTGGCAGAAGATCGGCAGGAAATTGTTGAACTTGAAAGAACCTGGAAGAATTATGAGAAGCAGGTCAGAGAACAGGAAGCTACCCAGAGGAGAGACATTGAGCTGGATGAGGATCAG TTGGAGCGATATAAGGAGCTGAAGGAGCTGGCCCGAAAGCAGGGGGCTGTCCTCAGACAGCAGGAAGAAAAACTTCACTGGGAGGTGAGAGCGGACTGCGAAAAGATGGCTTTCGACAAGCGCAGACATAAGGAAGTAGAG GTTTCCATCAGGAACAATCAAACTCAACTGGAAGATTtgacacacagagcagagaagctAGAGGAGTACACCAAGACCTGCAT GTCGTCCCTTGAGGACTACCGTCAGCGGGAGGAGAGGCTGagtgcagagctgcagcaaGGTAGTCAACGTAGCGAGGAGGTGAACCAGGAGCTGAACCaggtgatggaggagctggGTAACGCCCGTCTGGACAGGCAGGAGAGCAAACGGCAGCTGCAGCGCAAGGAGGTGCTCGAGAAGCTTCGCAGGCTCTACCCCAAGACTGTG TATGGCCGACTGTCTGGCCTGTGCAACCCTATCCATAAGATGTACCTGCTGGCTGTCACTAAGGTGTTTGGCCGCTACATGAATGCAATCGTGGTGGCATCAGAGAAAGTAGCCCTTGACTGCATCACTTTCATCAAGGAGGAGAGAGCTGAACCTGAGACATTCTTGCCTATTGACTACTTGGTG GTGAATCCTTTGAATGAGCGACTGAGGGAGATGCCTGGTGCCAAGATGGTTGTGGATGTTGTACAAGTTCATCCTGGCATAGCTGCCGCCCAGCTGAGGAGAGTGGTGCAGTTTGTCTGTGGCAATGCCCTGGTGTGTGAAACCATTAAAGAAGCCAGGAGTATGGCTTTTGACAGACATGAACGCTTCAAG ACAGTTTCTCTGGATGGAAcattgtttgcaaaatcaggtaCAATCTCTGGAGGATCCAGTGACCTGCGCAGCAAAGCTCGCTGCTGGGATGAGAAGGACATGATGCATCTGAAGGAACGCAAGGACCAGTTGGTCATTGAGTTACAT GACTTAATGAGGTTGAAGAGAAAGGAGTCAGACCTGAGACAGATCATTGTGGAGGCTCAGGGAGCTCAGACCCGTCTGAAATACTCTAAAGCTGAGTTGGAAAACCTTAGGAAGAAAGTCATTGTTAAATGCCAAGCG GAGATTTCTCAAATGAAAAGTGAATTAGCAAACCTGAGCTGTCAGATTCAGATGCAGCATGAGAGTGTGGAGGCCAAGAATGAAGAGATAAAAGCGATTAGAGACCAGATTGACCAG ATGGAGGACTTGGTTTTTTCAGACTTCTGTGCTGATATTGGCATGGACAACATCAGGGAGTATGAGCAGGAGCACTTGAAACAGCAGGCAGAGCTTGATAATAAAAG GCTGGAGTTTGAGATTCAGCACGGCCGCCTGACTGCACGGATGGAATATGAACAACACCAAATGGAGCAGCTGAGGAAGAAGCTCTGCAAAATGGAGGATACCATCAATGAGGAGGAAAGAACCATGGCTGAGGAGAGAAAA GATGAGATGAGGCTgttggaggtggtggaggagggtcAGAATAAGCTACTGGAGCTGAACAACCAGCTGCTCTCTAAGAAAAGCCAGGTGGCTGCTGTCAAAGCTGAGCTGGACCAGAAAAATCAAAGCCTTCAGCAGATTAACAA AGAGTTGGTGAAGCTTCAGCGAGAGGTGATGTCTGCAGAGACTGCCTTGGAGCAGAAACGCTTGACTAGACATAACATGCTGCTGGCCTGTAAGATCCAGGACCTGCCCATCACTCTGCTGTCAGGGAGCCTGAATGAAATCAGTGATGTGCAG CTGGAGACAGACTCTGAAAGCACTTCAGTCACTATGGACGTCTATGAGAGAGAGGCACATCTAGTCATTGACTACTCTGAACTAGAGGCAGAGCTCAGG GGTCTGCAGGCTGAAGAGGAGGTTGAGGCCTACCTGACGAGACTGAGTGAAACAGTGCTCTCCATAGAGGGAGTGTTAAATCGCACCGCCGCACCCAACCTGAAGGCTCTGCAGAAAATGAGGGAGATCAAGGACAAGTTACAGGGAATGACAGAAG CCTTTGATGCCAGCACTAAAGCAGCCAGGAAGTGTAGTCAGGAGTTTGAGCAAGTAAAAGCCCAGCGCTTCCAGCTCTTCAGCCAGTGCTTTGAGCATGTGTCTGTTGTAATTgaccaaatctataaaagaatatGCAGGAACAGCAGTGCACAG GCCATTCTGAGTGCAGAGAATCCAGATGAACCATACTTGGGTGGCATCAGCTACAACTGTGTGGCACCAGGGAAACGCTTCATGTCCATGGAGAATCTGTCTGGTGGAGAAAAGGCAATCGCTGCTCTAGCTTTCATATTTGCCATTCACAG CTTCCGACCTGCACCTTTCTTCATCTTGGATGAGGTGGATGCAGCCCTGGACAACTCTAACATTGGCAAG GTGACCAGTTTCATCAGAGAGGAGTCCAAGGACAACATgcagatcatcatcatctcccTGAAGCAGGAGTTTTTCTCCCGGGCAGACGCACTGCTGGGAGTCTATTCAACT tttgatgAATGCATGTTCAGTCGCATTCTGACCTTGGACCTGCGCCCCTACCCTCTGGTTGAAGAGGAACGGGACACAGACCAGGAGAGCACACCACAGGGTTCTTGTAGCCTGGAATCACATGCATGA
- the smc1b gene encoding structural maintenance of chromosomes protein 1B isoform X2, translating into MSYLKQIEVENFKSWRGKQVIGPFMRFNCIIGTNGSGKSNVMDAVSFAMGERAAALRVKHPEDLIHGAHIGQPVSDTASVAIRFCDDEDQETVFSRTISEASSEYRINGVRLTLAEYTEELQKIGIVTKAQNCLVFQGAVESIALKDPKERTKMLECISQSKEFATEYHKKKEALLKATEDTQFHFNKKKSVIVERNLVSQEKFEAERYQELLDELQQNRMQLTLAELYHNEKGITASSDTLRDRQHAAAAKNETLVNSEQTVKTQKKEHGRHMREQQHIEKEIRTQEHILTQSRSQYVKAKVNTSHHMKKAEEARCSLKKSQKLLTIKEQELAEDRQEIVELERTWKNYEKQVREQEATQRRDIELDEDQLERYKELKELARKQGAVLRQQEEKLHWEVRADCEKMAFDKRRHKEVEVSIRNNQTQLEDLTHRAEKLEEYTKTCMSSLEDYRQREERLSAELQQGSQRSEEVNQELNQVMEELGNARLDRQESKRQLQRKEVLEKLRRLYPKTVYGRLSGLCNPIHKMYLLAVTKVFGRYMNAIVVASEKVALDCITFIKEERAEPETFLPIDYLVVNPLNERLREMPGAKMVVDVVQVHPGIAAAQLRRVVQFVCGNALVCETIKEARSMAFDRHERFKTVSLDGTLFAKSGTISGGSSDLRSKARCWDEKDMMHLKERKDQLVIELHEISQMKSELANLSCQIQMQHESVEAKNEEIKAIRDQIDQMEDLVFSDFCADIGMDNIREYEQEHLKQQAELDNKRLEFEIQHGRLTARMEYEQHQMEQLRKKLCKMEDTINEEERTMAEERKDEMRLLEVVEEGQNKLLELNNQLLSKKSQVAAVKAELDQKNQSLQQINKELVKLQREVMSAETALEQKRLTRHNMLLACKIQDLPITLLSGSLNEISDVQLETDSESTSVTMDVYEREAHLVIDYSELEAELRGLQAEEEVEAYLTRLSETVLSIEGVLNRTAAPNLKALQKMREIKDKLQGMTEAFDASTKAARKCSQEFEQVKAQRFQLFSQCFEHVSVVIDQIYKRICRNSSAQAILSAENPDEPYLGGISYNCVAPGKRFMSMENLSGGEKAIAALAFIFAIHSFRPAPFFILDEVDAALDNSNIGKVTSFIREESKDNMQIIIISLKQEFFSRADALLGVYSTFDECMFSRILTLDLRPYPLVEEERDTDQESTPQGSCSLESHA; encoded by the exons ATGAGTTACCTGAAACAAATTGAGGTTGAAAACTTTAAGTCATGGCGGGGAAAGCAAGTTATCGGTCCGTTCATGCGGTTTAACTGCATAATTGGCACAAATGGCTCCG GCAAGTCAAATGTGATGGATGCCGTGAGCTTCGCTATGGGGGAGCGGGCCGCCGCTCTCCGAGTGAAGCACCCCGAGGACCTGATCCACGGAGCCCACATCGGGCAGCCAGTGTCGGACACCGCCAGTGTGGCCATACGGTTCTGCGACGACGAGGACCAAGAGACTGTCTTCAGTCGGACCATCAGTG aggcCTCCTCTGAGTATCGGATCAATGGTGTACGTCTGACTTTGGCCGAATACACGGAGGAGCTCCAAAAGATTGGTATAGTGACCAAAGCTCAAAACTGTCTGGTGTTCCAG GGGGCAGTGGAGTCCATAGCTTTGAAGGACCCAAAGGAGAGGACCAAGATGTTGGAGTGCATCAGTCAATCCAAGGAATTCGCTACAGAATACCACAAGAAGAAAGAGGCTCTGCTGAAGGCCACAGAGGATACACAGTTTCACTTCAACAAGAAAAAGTCTGTCATCGTTGAGAGGAACCTGGTCTCACAGGAAAAATTTGAG GCCGAGAGATATCAGGAATTGTTGGATGAGCTTCAACAAAACCGTATGCAGCTGACTCTGGCTGAGCTCTACCATAATGAAAAAGGCATCACAGCTTCCAGTGACACCCTGAGGGACAGACAGCACGCAGCAGCTGCTAAGAATGAGACACTGGTAAACTCAGAACAGACGGTCAAAACCCAAAAGAAGGAACATGGTCGCCACATgagagagcagcagcacattgaGAAGGAGATCCG AACACAGGAGCATATCCTAACCCAGTCTCGGTCCCAGTATGTCAAAGCCAAAGTGAACACCTCTCATCACATGAAGAAGGCTGAGGAGGCCCGTTGCAGCCTAAAGAAGAGTCAGAAGCTGTTGACTATTAAAGAGCAGGAGCTGGCAGAAGATCGGCAGGAAATTGTTGAACTTGAAAGAACCTGGAAGAATTATGAGAAGCAGGTCAGAGAACAGGAAGCTACCCAGAGGAGAGACATTGAGCTGGATGAGGATCAG TTGGAGCGATATAAGGAGCTGAAGGAGCTGGCCCGAAAGCAGGGGGCTGTCCTCAGACAGCAGGAAGAAAAACTTCACTGGGAGGTGAGAGCGGACTGCGAAAAGATGGCTTTCGACAAGCGCAGACATAAGGAAGTAGAG GTTTCCATCAGGAACAATCAAACTCAACTGGAAGATTtgacacacagagcagagaagctAGAGGAGTACACCAAGACCTGCAT GTCGTCCCTTGAGGACTACCGTCAGCGGGAGGAGAGGCTGagtgcagagctgcagcaaGGTAGTCAACGTAGCGAGGAGGTGAACCAGGAGCTGAACCaggtgatggaggagctggGTAACGCCCGTCTGGACAGGCAGGAGAGCAAACGGCAGCTGCAGCGCAAGGAGGTGCTCGAGAAGCTTCGCAGGCTCTACCCCAAGACTGTG TATGGCCGACTGTCTGGCCTGTGCAACCCTATCCATAAGATGTACCTGCTGGCTGTCACTAAGGTGTTTGGCCGCTACATGAATGCAATCGTGGTGGCATCAGAGAAAGTAGCCCTTGACTGCATCACTTTCATCAAGGAGGAGAGAGCTGAACCTGAGACATTCTTGCCTATTGACTACTTGGTG GTGAATCCTTTGAATGAGCGACTGAGGGAGATGCCTGGTGCCAAGATGGTTGTGGATGTTGTACAAGTTCATCCTGGCATAGCTGCCGCCCAGCTGAGGAGAGTGGTGCAGTTTGTCTGTGGCAATGCCCTGGTGTGTGAAACCATTAAAGAAGCCAGGAGTATGGCTTTTGACAGACATGAACGCTTCAAG ACAGTTTCTCTGGATGGAAcattgtttgcaaaatcaggtaCAATCTCTGGAGGATCCAGTGACCTGCGCAGCAAAGCTCGCTGCTGGGATGAGAAGGACATGATGCATCTGAAGGAACGCAAGGACCAGTTGGTCATTGAGTTACAT GAGATTTCTCAAATGAAAAGTGAATTAGCAAACCTGAGCTGTCAGATTCAGATGCAGCATGAGAGTGTGGAGGCCAAGAATGAAGAGATAAAAGCGATTAGAGACCAGATTGACCAG ATGGAGGACTTGGTTTTTTCAGACTTCTGTGCTGATATTGGCATGGACAACATCAGGGAGTATGAGCAGGAGCACTTGAAACAGCAGGCAGAGCTTGATAATAAAAG GCTGGAGTTTGAGATTCAGCACGGCCGCCTGACTGCACGGATGGAATATGAACAACACCAAATGGAGCAGCTGAGGAAGAAGCTCTGCAAAATGGAGGATACCATCAATGAGGAGGAAAGAACCATGGCTGAGGAGAGAAAA GATGAGATGAGGCTgttggaggtggtggaggagggtcAGAATAAGCTACTGGAGCTGAACAACCAGCTGCTCTCTAAGAAAAGCCAGGTGGCTGCTGTCAAAGCTGAGCTGGACCAGAAAAATCAAAGCCTTCAGCAGATTAACAA AGAGTTGGTGAAGCTTCAGCGAGAGGTGATGTCTGCAGAGACTGCCTTGGAGCAGAAACGCTTGACTAGACATAACATGCTGCTGGCCTGTAAGATCCAGGACCTGCCCATCACTCTGCTGTCAGGGAGCCTGAATGAAATCAGTGATGTGCAG CTGGAGACAGACTCTGAAAGCACTTCAGTCACTATGGACGTCTATGAGAGAGAGGCACATCTAGTCATTGACTACTCTGAACTAGAGGCAGAGCTCAGG GGTCTGCAGGCTGAAGAGGAGGTTGAGGCCTACCTGACGAGACTGAGTGAAACAGTGCTCTCCATAGAGGGAGTGTTAAATCGCACCGCCGCACCCAACCTGAAGGCTCTGCAGAAAATGAGGGAGATCAAGGACAAGTTACAGGGAATGACAGAAG CCTTTGATGCCAGCACTAAAGCAGCCAGGAAGTGTAGTCAGGAGTTTGAGCAAGTAAAAGCCCAGCGCTTCCAGCTCTTCAGCCAGTGCTTTGAGCATGTGTCTGTTGTAATTgaccaaatctataaaagaatatGCAGGAACAGCAGTGCACAG GCCATTCTGAGTGCAGAGAATCCAGATGAACCATACTTGGGTGGCATCAGCTACAACTGTGTGGCACCAGGGAAACGCTTCATGTCCATGGAGAATCTGTCTGGTGGAGAAAAGGCAATCGCTGCTCTAGCTTTCATATTTGCCATTCACAG CTTCCGACCTGCACCTTTCTTCATCTTGGATGAGGTGGATGCAGCCCTGGACAACTCTAACATTGGCAAG GTGACCAGTTTCATCAGAGAGGAGTCCAAGGACAACATgcagatcatcatcatctcccTGAAGCAGGAGTTTTTCTCCCGGGCAGACGCACTGCTGGGAGTCTATTCAACT tttgatgAATGCATGTTCAGTCGCATTCTGACCTTGGACCTGCGCCCCTACCCTCTGGTTGAAGAGGAACGGGACACAGACCAGGAGAGCACACCACAGGGTTCTTGTAGCCTGGAATCACATGCATGA
- the smc1b gene encoding structural maintenance of chromosomes protein 1B isoform X3, whose translation MSYLKQIEVENFKSWRGKQVIGPFMRFNCIIGTNGSGKSNVMDAVSFAMGERAAALRVKHPEDLIHGAHIGQPVSDTASVAIRFCDDEDQETVFSRTISEASSEYRINGVRLTLAEYTEELQKIGIVTKAQNCLVFQGAVESIALKDPKERTKMLECISQSKEFATEYHKKKEALLKATEDTQFHFNKKKSVIVERNLVSQEKFEAERYQELLDELQQNRMQLTLAELYHNEKGITASSDTLRDRQHAAAAKNETLVNSEQTVKTQKKEHGRHMREQQHIEKEIRTQEHILTQSRSQYVKAKVNTSHHMKKAEEARCSLKKSQKLLTIKEQELAEDRQEIVELERTWKNYEKQVREQEATQRRDIELDEDQLERYKELKELARKQGAVLRQQEEKLHWEVRADCEKMAFDKRRHKEVEVSIRNNQTQLEDLTHRAEKLEEYTKTCMSSLEDYRQREERLSAELQQGSQRSEEVNQELNQVMEELGNARLDRQESKRQLQRKEVLEKLRRLYPKTVYGRLSGLCNPIHKMYLLAVTKVFGRYMNAIVVASEKVALDCITFIKEERAEPETFLPIDYLVVNPLNERLREMPGAKMVVDVVQVHPGIAAAQLRRVVQFVCGNALVCETIKEARSMAFDRHERFKTVSLDGTLFAKSGTISGGSSDLRSKARCWDEKDMMHLKERKDQLVIELHMEDLVFSDFCADIGMDNIREYEQEHLKQQAELDNKRLEFEIQHGRLTARMEYEQHQMEQLRKKLCKMEDTINEEERTMAEERKDEMRLLEVVEEGQNKLLELNNQLLSKKSQVAAVKAELDQKNQSLQQINKELVKLQREVMSAETALEQKRLTRHNMLLACKIQDLPITLLSGSLNEISDVQLETDSESTSVTMDVYEREAHLVIDYSELEAELRGLQAEEEVEAYLTRLSETVLSIEGVLNRTAAPNLKALQKMREIKDKLQGMTEAFDASTKAARKCSQEFEQVKAQRFQLFSQCFEHVSVVIDQIYKRICRNSSAQAILSAENPDEPYLGGISYNCVAPGKRFMSMENLSGGEKAIAALAFIFAIHSFRPAPFFILDEVDAALDNSNIGKVTSFIREESKDNMQIIIISLKQEFFSRADALLGVYSTFDECMFSRILTLDLRPYPLVEEERDTDQESTPQGSCSLESHA comes from the exons ATGAGTTACCTGAAACAAATTGAGGTTGAAAACTTTAAGTCATGGCGGGGAAAGCAAGTTATCGGTCCGTTCATGCGGTTTAACTGCATAATTGGCACAAATGGCTCCG GCAAGTCAAATGTGATGGATGCCGTGAGCTTCGCTATGGGGGAGCGGGCCGCCGCTCTCCGAGTGAAGCACCCCGAGGACCTGATCCACGGAGCCCACATCGGGCAGCCAGTGTCGGACACCGCCAGTGTGGCCATACGGTTCTGCGACGACGAGGACCAAGAGACTGTCTTCAGTCGGACCATCAGTG aggcCTCCTCTGAGTATCGGATCAATGGTGTACGTCTGACTTTGGCCGAATACACGGAGGAGCTCCAAAAGATTGGTATAGTGACCAAAGCTCAAAACTGTCTGGTGTTCCAG GGGGCAGTGGAGTCCATAGCTTTGAAGGACCCAAAGGAGAGGACCAAGATGTTGGAGTGCATCAGTCAATCCAAGGAATTCGCTACAGAATACCACAAGAAGAAAGAGGCTCTGCTGAAGGCCACAGAGGATACACAGTTTCACTTCAACAAGAAAAAGTCTGTCATCGTTGAGAGGAACCTGGTCTCACAGGAAAAATTTGAG GCCGAGAGATATCAGGAATTGTTGGATGAGCTTCAACAAAACCGTATGCAGCTGACTCTGGCTGAGCTCTACCATAATGAAAAAGGCATCACAGCTTCCAGTGACACCCTGAGGGACAGACAGCACGCAGCAGCTGCTAAGAATGAGACACTGGTAAACTCAGAACAGACGGTCAAAACCCAAAAGAAGGAACATGGTCGCCACATgagagagcagcagcacattgaGAAGGAGATCCG AACACAGGAGCATATCCTAACCCAGTCTCGGTCCCAGTATGTCAAAGCCAAAGTGAACACCTCTCATCACATGAAGAAGGCTGAGGAGGCCCGTTGCAGCCTAAAGAAGAGTCAGAAGCTGTTGACTATTAAAGAGCAGGAGCTGGCAGAAGATCGGCAGGAAATTGTTGAACTTGAAAGAACCTGGAAGAATTATGAGAAGCAGGTCAGAGAACAGGAAGCTACCCAGAGGAGAGACATTGAGCTGGATGAGGATCAG TTGGAGCGATATAAGGAGCTGAAGGAGCTGGCCCGAAAGCAGGGGGCTGTCCTCAGACAGCAGGAAGAAAAACTTCACTGGGAGGTGAGAGCGGACTGCGAAAAGATGGCTTTCGACAAGCGCAGACATAAGGAAGTAGAG GTTTCCATCAGGAACAATCAAACTCAACTGGAAGATTtgacacacagagcagagaagctAGAGGAGTACACCAAGACCTGCAT GTCGTCCCTTGAGGACTACCGTCAGCGGGAGGAGAGGCTGagtgcagagctgcagcaaGGTAGTCAACGTAGCGAGGAGGTGAACCAGGAGCTGAACCaggtgatggaggagctggGTAACGCCCGTCTGGACAGGCAGGAGAGCAAACGGCAGCTGCAGCGCAAGGAGGTGCTCGAGAAGCTTCGCAGGCTCTACCCCAAGACTGTG TATGGCCGACTGTCTGGCCTGTGCAACCCTATCCATAAGATGTACCTGCTGGCTGTCACTAAGGTGTTTGGCCGCTACATGAATGCAATCGTGGTGGCATCAGAGAAAGTAGCCCTTGACTGCATCACTTTCATCAAGGAGGAGAGAGCTGAACCTGAGACATTCTTGCCTATTGACTACTTGGTG GTGAATCCTTTGAATGAGCGACTGAGGGAGATGCCTGGTGCCAAGATGGTTGTGGATGTTGTACAAGTTCATCCTGGCATAGCTGCCGCCCAGCTGAGGAGAGTGGTGCAGTTTGTCTGTGGCAATGCCCTGGTGTGTGAAACCATTAAAGAAGCCAGGAGTATGGCTTTTGACAGACATGAACGCTTCAAG ACAGTTTCTCTGGATGGAAcattgtttgcaaaatcaggtaCAATCTCTGGAGGATCCAGTGACCTGCGCAGCAAAGCTCGCTGCTGGGATGAGAAGGACATGATGCATCTGAAGGAACGCAAGGACCAGTTGGTCATTGAGTTACAT ATGGAGGACTTGGTTTTTTCAGACTTCTGTGCTGATATTGGCATGGACAACATCAGGGAGTATGAGCAGGAGCACTTGAAACAGCAGGCAGAGCTTGATAATAAAAG GCTGGAGTTTGAGATTCAGCACGGCCGCCTGACTGCACGGATGGAATATGAACAACACCAAATGGAGCAGCTGAGGAAGAAGCTCTGCAAAATGGAGGATACCATCAATGAGGAGGAAAGAACCATGGCTGAGGAGAGAAAA GATGAGATGAGGCTgttggaggtggtggaggagggtcAGAATAAGCTACTGGAGCTGAACAACCAGCTGCTCTCTAAGAAAAGCCAGGTGGCTGCTGTCAAAGCTGAGCTGGACCAGAAAAATCAAAGCCTTCAGCAGATTAACAA AGAGTTGGTGAAGCTTCAGCGAGAGGTGATGTCTGCAGAGACTGCCTTGGAGCAGAAACGCTTGACTAGACATAACATGCTGCTGGCCTGTAAGATCCAGGACCTGCCCATCACTCTGCTGTCAGGGAGCCTGAATGAAATCAGTGATGTGCAG CTGGAGACAGACTCTGAAAGCACTTCAGTCACTATGGACGTCTATGAGAGAGAGGCACATCTAGTCATTGACTACTCTGAACTAGAGGCAGAGCTCAGG GGTCTGCAGGCTGAAGAGGAGGTTGAGGCCTACCTGACGAGACTGAGTGAAACAGTGCTCTCCATAGAGGGAGTGTTAAATCGCACCGCCGCACCCAACCTGAAGGCTCTGCAGAAAATGAGGGAGATCAAGGACAAGTTACAGGGAATGACAGAAG CCTTTGATGCCAGCACTAAAGCAGCCAGGAAGTGTAGTCAGGAGTTTGAGCAAGTAAAAGCCCAGCGCTTCCAGCTCTTCAGCCAGTGCTTTGAGCATGTGTCTGTTGTAATTgaccaaatctataaaagaatatGCAGGAACAGCAGTGCACAG GCCATTCTGAGTGCAGAGAATCCAGATGAACCATACTTGGGTGGCATCAGCTACAACTGTGTGGCACCAGGGAAACGCTTCATGTCCATGGAGAATCTGTCTGGTGGAGAAAAGGCAATCGCTGCTCTAGCTTTCATATTTGCCATTCACAG CTTCCGACCTGCACCTTTCTTCATCTTGGATGAGGTGGATGCAGCCCTGGACAACTCTAACATTGGCAAG GTGACCAGTTTCATCAGAGAGGAGTCCAAGGACAACATgcagatcatcatcatctcccTGAAGCAGGAGTTTTTCTCCCGGGCAGACGCACTGCTGGGAGTCTATTCAACT tttgatgAATGCATGTTCAGTCGCATTCTGACCTTGGACCTGCGCCCCTACCCTCTGGTTGAAGAGGAACGGGACACAGACCAGGAGAGCACACCACAGGGTTCTTGTAGCCTGGAATCACATGCATGA